In one Verrucomicrobiota bacterium genomic region, the following are encoded:
- a CDS encoding DUF1501 domain-containing protein yields the protein MNMHPFHKYTSEINRRTFLKQSLSSLGVLALGDLLSTDALGNPSPILGGQGLHHPAKVKRIIHLCMAGGPSHLESFDYKPTLEAQHGKPMPESFTAGEQIAQLQDTELKVNGPNFKFSRHGQSGMEISECFPHIASLADEIAVVRSMYTEQINHDPAHTFMNTGSIIPGRPSMGAWTLYGLGSLSNDLPGYVVLTSEGGGQGQPISARQWHNGFLPSKHQGVELQSRGEPVYYVNNPQGISRSSQGDLVETINSLNDQLASKRHDPEIATRIAQYELAFQMQASVPDLADFSKEPQNILDLYGCTPGDGSYASNCLMARRLAERGVRFIQLYHRGWDHHSNLKKNFKEVSELADKPTAALIKDLKMRGMLDDTLIIWGGEFGRTPMSQSANGDGRDHHIKGFSIFLAGGGIKGGTVYGTTDEFGYNAEENPTAVHDLHATMLHLLGIDHKRLTYKFQGRDFRLTDVHGHLIDGILA from the coding sequence ATGAATATGCATCCTTTTCACAAATACACTTCCGAAATCAACCGCAGAACTTTTTTAAAGCAGTCGCTCTCCAGTCTCGGGGTACTTGCCCTGGGCGATCTTCTGAGCACCGATGCCCTGGGAAACCCATCGCCCATTCTTGGAGGCCAGGGCCTTCACCACCCTGCGAAAGTTAAACGCATTATTCACCTATGCATGGCAGGTGGCCCCTCCCACCTGGAATCCTTTGATTACAAACCGACTCTAGAAGCTCAACACGGAAAACCAATGCCGGAGTCATTCACCGCAGGCGAACAAATCGCCCAACTGCAGGACACTGAACTGAAAGTGAACGGCCCCAACTTTAAGTTTTCCCGACACGGCCAAAGCGGAATGGAGATTAGTGAGTGCTTTCCCCATATCGCATCGCTGGCTGATGAGATTGCAGTCGTTCGCTCCATGTATACCGAGCAGATCAACCACGACCCGGCCCACACCTTCATGAACACAGGGTCCATCATCCCAGGTCGTCCGAGTATGGGAGCCTGGACCTTGTATGGCCTCGGTAGCTTGTCGAATGATCTTCCTGGATACGTCGTCCTGACTTCCGAAGGAGGTGGACAAGGACAGCCCATCTCAGCCCGTCAATGGCACAACGGATTTCTTCCAAGCAAACACCAGGGAGTCGAACTTCAGTCCAGAGGAGAGCCTGTGTACTACGTCAACAATCCACAGGGCATCAGCCGCAGTTCCCAAGGCGATCTGGTTGAAACAATCAATTCTCTGAACGATCAATTGGCATCGAAACGCCACGATCCGGAAATCGCCACCCGCATCGCCCAATATGAATTGGCCTTCCAAATGCAGGCCTCTGTTCCCGACCTGGCCGATTTCTCAAAGGAGCCTCAAAACATCCTCGATCTTTATGGCTGCACACCCGGAGACGGCTCCTACGCCTCCAATTGCCTCATGGCACGACGCCTGGCCGAACGTGGAGTTCGCTTTATCCAGCTCTATCACCGTGGCTGGGATCATCACTCGAACCTCAAAAAGAACTTCAAAGAAGTATCGGAGCTGGCTGATAAGCCAACGGCAGCCCTCATCAAAGACTTAAAAATGCGGGGCATGCTGGACGATACCCTCATCATTTGGGGTGGTGAATTTGGACGGACTCCCATGAGTCAGAGTGCGAATGGCGACGGTCGGGATCACCACATCAAAGGGTTTTCCATCTTTCTCGCTGGAGGAGGCATCAAAGGCGGAACCGTTTACGGCACCACCGATGAGTTTGGCTACAATGCTGAGGAAAATCCAACTGCCGTTCACGACCTACACGCGACAATGCTCCACTTGCTCGGAATCGACCACAAACGCCTCACATACAAATTCCAGGGCCGCGACTTCAGACTCACCGACGTTCACGGTCACCTGATCGACGGCATTCTGGCATGA